A DNA window from Coffea arabica cultivar ET-39 chromosome 6c, Coffea Arabica ET-39 HiFi, whole genome shotgun sequence contains the following coding sequences:
- the LOC113693649 gene encoding uncharacterized protein, with translation MAKDSDDCEHRFLPQFLTDDDDELFADLKTSSKKNDARNTAKSCFGMDSWHEFGYGLGPFGSQSGLSSPLEGSTETESDDDDYVTGLTQRLAHSTFEDPALTYETNKLGWGLSSSPQSTLCSALCGGCGCYHGSSRPNCPSKAASPRGINKTDAAWDLLLHAAAGEVSRMRVMEGAGGFYPNKNGGLVGPPTKPSTISVPQRIPSPSLGFRPDHQTHLSHQQHLKVAQFEQLRQQQMMRQQQQQQQQEAMGVWGQAKFQFSQTQQMMLNSGRSGGKKPNLSMAAWPTLEQQSQRPLQHPGSGMRAVFLGNPNIKRECAGTGVFLPRRFGTPAVSRKKSGCSTVLLPDRVVQTLNLNLNKEGVDVPAQPAYNAGRASDYDAGALRYRNSSSSSSSSAGGMGQQQRGGLRQQAAVMNHQQVPELRLPQEWSY, from the exons ATGGCCAAGGACTCGGACGATTGTGAGCACCGTTTCCTCCCTCAGTTCTTGACTGACGACGACGACGAACTCTTCGCTGACTTGAAGACCAGCAGCAAGAAGAATGATGCCAGAAACACCGCCAAGAGTTGCTTCGGGATGGATTCTTGGCATGAGTTCGGATATGGGCTTGGTCCCTTTGGGTCTCAATCGGGTCTAAGTTCACCCCTTGAAGGCTCAACCGAGACCGAAAGTGACGATGACGACTACGTTACTGGTCTAACGCAACGACTGGCTCATTCCACTTTCGAAGACCCTGCTTTAACCTACGAAACCAACAAACTG GGATGGGGTCTGTCTAGTTCACCTCAGTCGACACTCTGCAGTGCTTTGTGTGGTGGATGCGGCTGCTATCACGGCTCCAGCCGCCCAAACTGTCCCTCGAAGGCAGCTTCGCCGCGGGGGATCAACAAAACCGACGCGGCCTGGGATCTGCTATTACATGCGGCTGCAGGGGAGGTTTCTCGCATGAGAGTGATGGAGGGAGCTGGTGGGTTTTACCCCAACAAGAATGGTGGACTAGTTGGGCCTCCCACAAAACCTAGCACCATCTCCGTACCTCAGAGAATCCCTAGCCCAAGTCTTGGTTTTCGGCCTGACCACCAGACCCATCTTTCTCATCAGCAGCATTTAAAAGTCGCCCAA TTTGAGCAGCTGAGGCAGCAACAGATGATgaggcagcagcagcagcagcagcagcaggagGCGATGGGTGTATGGGGTCAGGCGAAGTTTCAGTTTAGCCAGACCCAACAAATGATGTTGAATAGTGGGAGGAGTGGAGGGAAGAAGCCTAATCTTTCAATGGCTGCTTGGCCTACTCTGGAACAACAATCCCAGCGGCCGCTGCAGCATCCCGGTTCGGGCATGAGGGCTGTATTTCTGGGAAACCCCAATATTAAAAGGGAATGTGCTGGAACTGGTGTTTTCTTGCCCAGAAGATTCGGAACCCCGGCTGTAAGCCGCAAGAAGTCAG gatGTTCGACGGTTTTACTGCCGGACAGAGTGGTCCAGaccttgaatttgaatttgaacaaGGAGGGCGTGGATGTTCCGGCTCAGCCCGCATATAATGCGGGTCGGGCCTCTGATTACG ATGCGGGAGCTTTGAGATATAGAAATAGTAGcagtagcagcagcagcagtgcGGGGGGGATGGGTCAACAACAGAGGGGCGGATTGAGACAGCAGGCGGCGGTGATGAACCACCAACAAGTCCCAGAGCTCAGACTTCCTCAGGAGTGGTCTTACTGA